CTTCCAGCCGTTCTGCCAGCAGGCGTCCACCCGTCCGCCGTTGGGCGGTCCGGCGTCGGCGTTCGACCACTCGTAGCCGGAGTTGACGTCGGGGGCGCCGTAGGGCCAGGCGAGCATGAAGACGTTGGCCAGGGTGTAGGTGGCGTTGTCCTTGTAGGTGAGCGTGGAGCCGTTGCGCTCGGTGTCGTGGTTGTCGACGAAGACGCCGGAGACGCCGCTGCTCATGTACCCCCAGCCCTCGCCGTAGTTCTTCAGGTAGGCGAGGTTCTCGTTGTTGAAGACGCGCTTGAGGTCGTAGGCGTACCGGAACTCCTGGACGTCCCCGGTGCCGGTGTACTCGCTCGGCTGGACGGCCTCCCCGGCGCCGAAGATGGCCTCCTGCTTCCAGTACACGCCCGGATTGCTCAGCCGCGACTTGATGTTGGCGAGGTCGGCCGCCGGGATGTGCTTGGCCGCGTCGATCCGGAAGCCGTCGACGCCGAGCGAGAGCAGGTCGTTCAGGTACCCGGCGACGGTCTTGCGGACGTACTCCTCGCCGGTGTCGAGGTCCGCGAGGCCGACCAGTTCGCAGTGCTGGACGTTGTAGCGGTCCTGGTAGTTGGTGATCTGGGAGCGGCAGTCGTCGAAGTCGGGCGACGAGTAGAGCCCCGGGTAGTCGTACTTCGCGTACGTGGAGCCGCCGGTGCCGGTGCCGCCGCCCGCCGACATGTGGTTGACCACGGCGTCGGCGACGACCTTCACACCGGCCGCGTGGCAGGTGTCCACCATGCTCTTGAACGCGGCCCGGTCCCCGAGCCGCCCGGCGATCCGGTAACTGACGGGCTGGTACGAGGTCCACCACTGCCCGCCCTGTATGTGCTCGGCGGGCGGCGAGACCTGCACGTAGCCGTAGCCGGCGGGGCCGAGGGTGCTGGTGCACTCCTTGGCGACGGAGGCGAAGTTCCACTCGAAGAGGACCGCGGTGACGTCCTTGGCGCCGGGCGGGGAGGCCTGCGCTCCAGTCGGGGTCATGACAACGGCAGCCGCGAGAGCGACGGCCGCCGTGAGGAATCTGCGTGCCATGTGGGGGTTCCTTCTTCTTTGAAGGCTCTTGCTGCAAGCTTCAGCAAGATTGCGGGTGACGCAGATGGTAGAGGCCCGCCGCCCGAAAGGGCAGCGGGCCGTACCAACTTCAAAGAAAAAAGCCGTTCGCCGAGCGGCGGCCCGTCAGGCCGTCGTCCACCACACGGTCGTGTCCCCCGGCACCTTCGCCTCGCCGTCCGCCTCGGTGACCTCGCCGCTGGACAGCAGCAGGCGGCCGAAGGCGGGGACCGTCACCGACTCGCCGGTGGTGTTGGCGACGCACACGAAGCCGCCGCGACGGAAGGCGAGGACGCCCTCGGGGGCGCGGAGCCACTCCACCGCGTCGCCCGCGCCCAGGTCGGGCTGGTCACGGCGGGTCGCCAGTGCGGCGCGGTACAGCTCCAGGGTCGAGCCGGGCTCGCCGGTCTGGGCCTCGACGCTCAGCTCGGCCCAGCCCGCCGGCTGCGGGAGCCAGCTGCCTCCCGCGCCGAAGCCGTACGACGAACCCGTGCGCGTCCAGGGGATCGGCACCCGGCAGCCGTCGCGGAAGCCGTCCTGGCCGGCGCCCCGGAAGTAGGCCGGGTCCTGACGTACCTCGTCGGGAAGGTCGACGACGTCCGGCAGGCCCAGCTCCTCGCCCTGGTAGACGTAGGCCGAGCCGGGCAGGGCCAGCATGAGGAGGGTGGCGGCGCGGGCGCGGCGCAGGCCGAGCGCGCGGTCGCCGGCCAGGCGGATCTGGGTGCCGAGGCCCGCCGGGTTGGCGAAGCGGGTGGCGTGGCGGGTGACGTCGTGGTTGGAGAGGACCCAGGTGGCGGGGGCGCCGACGGGGCGCATCGCGTCCAGGGTGCGGTCGATGACCGTGCGCAGCTCCTCGGCGTCCCAGTGGGTGCCCAGGTACTGGAAGTTGAAGGCCTGGTGCAGCTCGTCGGGGCGGACGTAGTTCGCGGTGCGCTCGACGGTCGGGGTCCACGCCTCGGCGACGAAGATCCTCTCGCCGCTGTACTCGTCGAGGATCAGCCGCCACTGGCGGTAGATGTCGTGGACGCCGTCCTGGTCGAAGAACGGCATGACATCGTTGCCCAGCAGCTTCAACTGCTCATGGGATCCCAGGTCCGGCAGGCCCTGCGCCTTCACCATGCCGTGCGCCACGTCGATGCGGAAGCCGTCCACGCCCATGTCCAGCCAGAAGCGCAGGATGGAGCGGAACTCGTCGCCGACCGCCGGGTGCTCCCAGTTGAAGTCGGGCTGCTCGGGCGCGAAGAGGTGCAGGTACCACTCCCCCGGCGTGCCGTCGGGCTCGGTGACCCGGGTCCAGGCGGGCCCGCCGAAGATGGACTCCCAGTCGTTGGGCGGCAGTTCGCCGTTCTTCCCCTTGCCCGGGCGGAAGTGGTACCGGTCCCGGGAGGGGGAGCCGGGGCCCTCGGCGAGGGCGCGCCTGAACCACTCGTACTGGTCCGAGGAGTGGTTGGGGACCAGGTCCACGATGATGCGCAGGCCCAGCCCGTGGGCGTCGCGGATCAGCGCGTCGGCGTCGAGGAGGGAGCCGAACATGGGGTCGACGGCCCGGTAGTCGGCGACGTCGTACCCGGCGTCGGCCTGCGGCGAGGCGTAGAAGGGGCTGAGCCACACGGCGTCCACGCCGAGGTCGCGCAGGTACGGCAGACGGGTGCGGACACCCTCCAGGTCGCCCATGCCGTCACCGTTGCTGTCGGCGAAGCTGCGCGGATACACCTGGTAGATGACCGCGTCCCGCCACCAGTCGCGGCGCCCCGCGACGGTGGCCGTGGCGGAGGAGGTGACGGAGGTGGGGGCCGGTGCGGCGGAGTGCTGCTGGCTCATGGCGTCCTTGGTGTGTAACAGGGTTCTGGTCATGGAGGCATGGGTGGGGGACGAGGCGGCCGGCCGCGGTGCTGCGGGGTCGGATGGGCACCGCGGCCGGACGTTCTCCCGGTCGGGCGTCAGCCCTTCGTGCCGCCGGCGGTGAGGCCGGCCACCAGGTTCTTCTGCACGAGGTAGAAGAAGGCGGAGACGGGTATCGCCACGAGCACGGCGGTGGCCGCCATCAGGTGGCGCTGCGCGTCGTGTTCGCTGATGAAGCTCTGCAGGCCGACCGCGAAGGTGTACTTCGTGTCGCTGAGCATGAACGTCGAGGCGAAGGCCACCTCGCCGAAGGCGGTGATGAAGCTGTAGAAGCCGGCGACCGCCAGGCCCGGCCGGGCGAGCGGCAGGATCAGCCGGAAGAAGGTCCCGAACGGGCTCAGACCGTCCACCCGTCCGGCCTCGTCGATCTCGAACGGGATGGTGTCGAAGTATCCCTTGAGCAGCCACGCGCAGTACGGCACCGCGGTCGAGCAGTAGACGAGGACCAGACCGAGGTAGCTGTCGACGAGCTGGAGGTCGGACAGGATCTGGTACATCGGCACGATCAGGACGGCGATGGGGAACATCTGGGTGACCAGCAGCACCCACATCAGCTTGCGGTAGCCGGGGAAGCGCATCCGCGAGACGGCGTAGCCGGTGGTGGCGGCGACCATGACGCCGATGACCGTGGTGCCCAGCGAGACGATCAGCGAGCTCTTCAGCCACTCGAAGAAGTTCGTGTGCTGGAGCACGAACGCGTAGTTGTCGAAGGTCATCTTCGACCAGATGCGCCCGGGGTGCAGGTAGTCGTCCTTGTCCGGACCGAGGGACAGGTAGACCAGCCAGGCGACCGGGAAGAGCGCGATCAGGCTCGCGACGGTCAGGATGCCGTGGGAGGCGGCGCTCGCGGTACGGCTTCGTTCGCCGCGCCCCCGGGCCCGGGGCGGCTTCGCCGCGGACTCGGTGACCTGCTCGGCGGGCGCGGTGGTCGGCACTGCGGTCGTGCTCATGGTGGCTCCTGCCTCAGATCGCGAGCTGCTGCTCATTGCGGTTCAGCCAGCGGCGGTAGAAGGAGGTGAAGACGATCAGGATGGCCAGCAGCAGGATCCCGTACGCCGCGGACTGTGCGAAGTCGCGCGGCTGCTGCCCGAAGCCGAGGTGGTAGGCCCAGGTGACCAGGATCTGCGCGTCGGGGGCGGAGTTGCCGAAGAGCAGGAAGATCACGGCGAACTGGTTGAAGGTCCAGATGATGCCCAGCAGGACGACGGTGGAGCTGACCGACCTGAGCCCGGGCAGGGTGACGTACCGGAAGCGCTGCCAGGCGCTCGCGCCGTCCATCTCGGCCGCCTCGTAGAGGCTGTTGTCGATGGACTGGAGGCCGCCGAGGAGCGAGACCATCATGAACGGCACACCGCACCAGGTGTTCACCATGATCGCGGAGAACCGCTGCCAGAAGGTGTCCTCCAGCCACGCGGGCGTCGGCAGGTGCAGCCAGTCGAGGGCCGAGTTGATGATCCCGGCGTCGGCGAGCATGAAGCGCCAGCCGAAGACGGTGACGAAGGTGGGCACGGCCCAGGGCAGGACCAGCAGCAGCCGGTAGAAGGTGCGGCCGCGCAGGTTCTGGTTGAGCAGCAGCGCCAGACCGAGCCCTATGAAGAAGTGCAGGCCGACGCAGACCGCCGTCCAGACGATGGTCCAGATGAAGTGCGACCAGAAGCGGTCGTACGCCGTCGGGCCCCACAGGATGTCGGCGTAGTTGTCCAGGCCGATGAACTTGTAGGTGGCCTCGATCTCGTTGACGCCGATCGTGCGCGCCGTGTTGAGGCTGTTGGCGTCGGTGAGGGTGAGGTACAGGCCGTACCCGAGCGGGTACAGCACGAGGACGCCGATCACGACGGCCACCGGCGCGATCATGGCGTAGGCGTACCAGTACTTCTGGTAACCGTCTCTCAGCCGGCGGCCGAGGCCGGGCCGCGGTGTGCGGTCACCGCGGCGCTTGCCGGTCGCGCGGTCGATGGTGACTGTCATGGTTCGGCACCTTCGGGAGCATCGGGCTGGTCGGGACGATCGAGGGGTACGGCGCACAGGCCGCCGGGTCCCCTCCCCCCACGCGGGGGACCCGGCGGCCGCGGACTCACTTGGAGAAGTCCGGCACCAGCTTGGCGATCGCGGCCTCCGCGTCGCCCAGCCCCTCGTCCAGGGACTTCTTGCCGCCGGCGATCTGCGGGAGCTGCTCGTCCAGCGGCGCCCACAGGGAGCCGTACTCCGGCAGCGCCGGGCGCGGCTGGGCGGCGGGCAGGACCGTCTGGTAGCCGGCGATGCCCGGGTCGGCCTTGACCTTGTCGGTGTAGGCGTCGTCGCGGGTCGGCAGCGTGGAGTTCTTCAGGGCGATGGTCTCCTGGGACTTCGCCGAGGTCATGAACTTCACGAGCTTCAGCGACGCCTCCTGGTGCGCCTTGTCCGAACCGGCGTAGACCGACAGGTTGTGGCCGCCGGTCGGGGCGCCCGCCTTGCCGGTGGAGCCGGCCGGGACGGTGGCGATGCCGAGGTTGTTCTTGTCCTTGAACGCGGAGCCCTTGTAGAAGTTGGTGATCTCCCACGGGCCCTGGACGATCGAGGCGACCTTGCCGCTGACGAACGCCTCCTGGATGTGGGCGTAGGCGTCGGCGGTGGTGTCGGCCTTGTGCAGGCCCTTGCCGTCGAACAGGTCGAGCCAGGTGCCGTACGCCTTCTTCGCCGCGGGCGAGTTGACGGTGACCTTCTTGCCCTCGGCGTCGACCGTGTCGGTGCCCTCGCCGAAGAGGAAGGGCTGGCCGTAGTAGCCGGCCGTGGAACCCCAGTAGCCGTCGGCGCCGGTCTTGTCCTTGATGGTGGCGGCGGCCTTCTTCAGGTCGTCCCAGGTCTTGGGGGCCTCGACGCCGGCCTTCTCGAACAGTTCCTTGTTGTAGACGAAGGCGAGGGTGTCGGTGACCAGCGGCACGCCGTACGTCTTGCCCTCGTACTTGGCCTGCTCGATCAGGTTCGGCTGGAACTTGTCCTGCTCGGCGAGGGCCTCGGTGCCGTCCAGCGGCAGGAAGAAGCCCTTCTTGGCGAAGGCGGGGGTCCAGCCCACCTCGGAGCGCAGCACGTCGGGGGCACCCTTGGAACCGGCGGCCGTGTCGAACTTGTTCTGCGCCTGGTCGAAGGGGACGTTGACGAAGTTGACCTTGACGTCCTTGTTGGCGGCCTCGAACTCCTTGACCAGGGCCTTGTAGGTCGGCGCCTCGTTGGTCGCGTTCGAGGTGTCCCAGTAGGTGATGGTCACCGGTCCGCCGGACTCGCTGTCGCTGTCGCCGTCCCCGCCGCACGCCGTCGCCGCCAGGGCGAGGGACGCCACCAGCGCGGTGGCCGCTATGCCACGCCGCATGAGTTCTCCTTGAGGGTGAAAGCCCGTGTGGTGCAGGGTGCGGGCCCGTCCGCCGCTCCTGCCGCTGCCGACCGCGTCGTTGCTGCCGTCGGGCGACGTGAACGTAACAGCGTTGTAAGCGCCGCGAAAGGTCTTGCAGCAAAAAAGTGCAAGACATCTCCGAAGTTATCCGGGCGTGACCTCCTGGCGACCACCATGAGACGCTTGTTTACAGGGGTCGAGCGGTATCCGGCCGGTTGTGCAAGACTCTGCAAGCTCTTGCCGCCACTTTCTCGAGGGAGCGCGATGACGCAGCAGCCCGCGCCGGGCCGTCCAACAGGCCGTCCGCGGCGCCCGATCGGTGTGCAAGGCGGCGGCCGACAGGTACAGTCCACCCCTGTGACCACACGGCTTGCCGACATCGCCGCCCAGGCGGGGGTGAGCGAAGCGACGGTCAGCCGGGTCCTCAACGGGAAGCCGGGCGTCGCCGCCACCACCCGCCAGTCCGTACTCGCCGCCCTGGACGTCCTGGGCTACGAACGCCCCGTGCGGCTGCGCCAGCGCAGCGAGGGCCTGGTGGGCCTGATCACCCCGGAGCTGGAGAACCCGATATTCCCGGCGCTGGCCCAGGTCATCGGCCAGGCGCTGACCCGCCAGGGATACACGCCGGTCCTCGCCACCCAGACCCCGGGCGGCTCCACGGAGGACGAGCTGACCGAGATGCTGGTCGACCGCGGGGTGGCCGGCATCATCTACGTCTCCGGACTGCACGCCGACACCACCGCCGACATGCAGCGCTACGAACGGCTGCGCGCCCAGGGCGTGCCCTTCGTCCTCGTCGACGGCTTCTCGTCGAAGGTGCAGGCGCCGTTCATCTCCCCGGACGACCGGGCCGCGATGAGCCTCGCGGTCACGCACCTCGTCTCGCTCGGCCACACCCGGATCGGGCTGGCCCTGGGGCCGAAGCGGTTCGTGCCCGTGCAGCGCAAGATCGAGGGCTTCGTCCGCACCGTCCAGGACCAGCTGGACCTCAGCGCGGACGTCGTGGAGAAGGAACTCGTCCAGCACTCGCTGTACACCCTGGAGGGCGGCCAGGCGGCGGCCACCGCGCTCATCGCCCGCGACTGCACGGCGGTGGTCTGCGCGAGCGACATGATGGCGCTCGGCGCGATACGGGCGGCCCGGCAGCAGGGGCTCGACGTGCCCAAGGACATCTCGGTCGTCGGCTTCGACGACTCGCCGCTGATCGCCTTCACCGACCCGCCGCTGACGACCGTCCGCAAGCCGGTCCCCGCGATGGGGCAGGCGGCCGTGCGCACGCTGCTGGAGGAGATCGCCGGGACGCCCGCGCCGCACAGCGAGTTCGTGTTCATGCCGGAGCTGGTCGTCCGCGGCTCCACGGCTTCCGCACCGGGCGAGCGCAACCGCTCCTGACGTCCGCCCTCCGCGCGGCGGATGCGGGCCACAGCGCACGGGGGGATGATCGGTGGAAGATGTCTTTTCTGGCAGACTCCATGCCTATG
The Streptomyces sp. NBC_01723 genome window above contains:
- a CDS encoding alpha-amylase — protein: MARRFLTAAVALAAAVVMTPTGAQASPPGAKDVTAVLFEWNFASVAKECTSTLGPAGYGYVQVSPPAEHIQGGQWWTSYQPVSYRIAGRLGDRAAFKSMVDTCHAAGVKVVADAVVNHMSAGGGTGTGGSTYAKYDYPGLYSSPDFDDCRSQITNYQDRYNVQHCELVGLADLDTGEEYVRKTVAGYLNDLLSLGVDGFRIDAAKHIPAADLANIKSRLSNPGVYWKQEAIFGAGEAVQPSEYTGTGDVQEFRYAYDLKRVFNNENLAYLKNYGEGWGYMSSGVSGVFVDNHDTERNGSTLTYKDNATYTLANVFMLAWPYGAPDVNSGYEWSNADAGPPNGGRVDACWQNGWKCQHAWPEIKSMVAFRNATRGQAVTNWWDNGNDAIAFGRGSKGFVAVNHESGALNRTYQTSLPAGTYCDVQSGKPVSVNGSGQFTATLGAHTALALYAGRSGC
- a CDS encoding glycoside hydrolase family 13 protein, whose translation is MSQQHSAAPAPTSVTSSATATVAGRRDWWRDAVIYQVYPRSFADSNGDGMGDLEGVRTRLPYLRDLGVDAVWLSPFYASPQADAGYDVADYRAVDPMFGSLLDADALIRDAHGLGLRIIVDLVPNHSSDQYEWFRRALAEGPGSPSRDRYHFRPGKGKNGELPPNDWESIFGGPAWTRVTEPDGTPGEWYLHLFAPEQPDFNWEHPAVGDEFRSILRFWLDMGVDGFRIDVAHGMVKAQGLPDLGSHEQLKLLGNDVMPFFDQDGVHDIYRQWRLILDEYSGERIFVAEAWTPTVERTANYVRPDELHQAFNFQYLGTHWDAEELRTVIDRTLDAMRPVGAPATWVLSNHDVTRHATRFANPAGLGTQIRLAGDRALGLRRARAATLLMLALPGSAYVYQGEELGLPDVVDLPDEVRQDPAYFRGAGQDGFRDGCRVPIPWTRTGSSYGFGAGGSWLPQPAGWAELSVEAQTGEPGSTLELYRAALATRRDQPDLGAGDAVEWLRAPEGVLAFRRGGFVCVANTTGESVTVPAFGRLLLSSGEVTEADGEAKVPGDTTVWWTTA
- a CDS encoding sugar ABC transporter permease, which produces MSTTAVPTTAPAEQVTESAAKPPRARGRGERSRTASAASHGILTVASLIALFPVAWLVYLSLGPDKDDYLHPGRIWSKMTFDNYAFVLQHTNFFEWLKSSLIVSLGTTVIGVMVAATTGYAVSRMRFPGYRKLMWVLLVTQMFPIAVLIVPMYQILSDLQLVDSYLGLVLVYCSTAVPYCAWLLKGYFDTIPFEIDEAGRVDGLSPFGTFFRLILPLARPGLAVAGFYSFITAFGEVAFASTFMLSDTKYTFAVGLQSFISEHDAQRHLMAATAVLVAIPVSAFFYLVQKNLVAGLTAGGTKG
- a CDS encoding carbohydrate ABC transporter permease, with the translated sequence MTVTIDRATGKRRGDRTPRPGLGRRLRDGYQKYWYAYAMIAPVAVVIGVLVLYPLGYGLYLTLTDANSLNTARTIGVNEIEATYKFIGLDNYADILWGPTAYDRFWSHFIWTIVWTAVCVGLHFFIGLGLALLLNQNLRGRTFYRLLLVLPWAVPTFVTVFGWRFMLADAGIINSALDWLHLPTPAWLEDTFWQRFSAIMVNTWCGVPFMMVSLLGGLQSIDNSLYEAAEMDGASAWQRFRYVTLPGLRSVSSTVVLLGIIWTFNQFAVIFLLFGNSAPDAQILVTWAYHLGFGQQPRDFAQSAAYGILLLAILIVFTSFYRRWLNRNEQQLAI
- a CDS encoding extracellular solute-binding protein, with the protein product MRRGIAATALVASLALAATACGGDGDSDSESGGPVTITYWDTSNATNEAPTYKALVKEFEAANKDVKVNFVNVPFDQAQNKFDTAAGSKGAPDVLRSEVGWTPAFAKKGFFLPLDGTEALAEQDKFQPNLIEQAKYEGKTYGVPLVTDTLAFVYNKELFEKAGVEAPKTWDDLKKAAATIKDKTGADGYWGSTAGYYGQPFLFGEGTDTVDAEGKKVTVNSPAAKKAYGTWLDLFDGKGLHKADTTADAYAHIQEAFVSGKVASIVQGPWEITNFYKGSAFKDKNNLGIATVPAGSTGKAGAPTGGHNLSVYAGSDKAHQEASLKLVKFMTSAKSQETIALKNSTLPTRDDAYTDKVKADPGIAGYQTVLPAAQPRPALPEYGSLWAPLDEQLPQIAGGKKSLDEGLGDAEAAIAKLVPDFSK
- a CDS encoding LacI family DNA-binding transcriptional regulator, producing the protein MTTRLADIAAQAGVSEATVSRVLNGKPGVAATTRQSVLAALDVLGYERPVRLRQRSEGLVGLITPELENPIFPALAQVIGQALTRQGYTPVLATQTPGGSTEDELTEMLVDRGVAGIIYVSGLHADTTADMQRYERLRAQGVPFVLVDGFSSKVQAPFISPDDRAAMSLAVTHLVSLGHTRIGLALGPKRFVPVQRKIEGFVRTVQDQLDLSADVVEKELVQHSLYTLEGGQAAATALIARDCTAVVCASDMMALGAIRAARQQGLDVPKDISVVGFDDSPLIAFTDPPLTTVRKPVPAMGQAAVRTLLEEIAGTPAPHSEFVFMPELVVRGSTASAPGERNRS